In Betta splendens chromosome 22, fBetSpl5.4, whole genome shotgun sequence, the following proteins share a genomic window:
- the asxl2 gene encoding putative Polycomb group protein ASXL2 isoform X4, giving the protein MCGKLGRFELTAVYSKVTSPSGSRDPLQTSTMRERQKKKKGRTWAEAAKTVLEKYPNTPMSHKEILQVIQRERLKEISGTSPLACLNAMLHTNSRGEEGIFYKVPGRMGVYTLKKDISDVAKELSDEGSEESSDDLSDSRSTENSSSDIAQEGRRGRWMRRVSSKLQSQPSSPQHRCSSPSVPTSKLISPSQKHSKKALKQALKQQQQRNQRRQGGMPTSSSPRLLLKTIKDMTDNISTKTELCRPVVPRKVSPRTSRLSAGQIKRTKCKIDVETPDSILVNTNLRAIINKHTFSVLPPDCQQRLLKLLPEVDRQTCMDGLLKVTGSALNNEFFTSAAQSWKERLAEGEFTPELQLRMRQEIEKEKKVEHWKEAFFENYYGENSGLSYEESKELTKPDQNQESARPKSLSHQTGLAAQARDETKGTKDGNRSESKDIRPAQTSSREPLKAQHAQKEPGPSTEPMKTRRSQYAEDCRLKTTAPSEATPPARTSEAERQTEEVCTDSLPEKDHKEDAKDKKSELTRSPARKNPPPKAGSELKEDQLISVVKPAEECEEVVSEPGGQTEPLKRKCLSETDSEMTPEKRPRVSSVSSESSVSSVSPPASSLSSPSTPTSQRVPPIKIRVSQILPASVASSPVSPRTSLPVPPSSTGRTGARTLADIKAKAQLARAQRVAAAAVSSISKGAVPGPGPGGGTGEQTQPSPSASPTSPQALTKLPTTSSQSSTPPSHTLTTFDHLNPSWSVVSSSRKSDEIQKGHPAVTVSVGNHNVTTHSSAQTPPLHVLKGQENASSSSRTSSCIPANNPLVTQLLQGKEVPLEQILPKPLSKVEVKMPNCPTSSKGKIVHTVEHRANQQISHQYPISTAGRTGALSDYARHHREPPDKETQEQILQALIQRRVQQIQPYGGFVPQHSQYKAHQLIQAEEHQDKPRMSVGFLCRKKMPRPAMTGHYLLNVSTYGRGAESKRLHQSVIPNTGLKRESLEGEEAAREDEPARKVSSPVSGVKMEQQGYSISKSEEAASFQVCSNVKTEPGLEDSAAAADYSSRATAKDTSSFSQSHRRHLELCNSNQGNSEPYFTPADPGHQRPSSFQIPRTPDNQEPAVAPRYGGTINVSVPHAVNHSTAGTGALASATEADASAVHGSVMSFSVTVTTIPAGHSLEHSSQGEPSPNKAFTEGSNMEEVQSKCYCRLKAMIMCKGCGAFCHDDCIGPSKLCVSCLVVR; this is encoded by the exons ATGTGCGGAAAACTTGGGCGCTTTGAACTGACAGCTGTGTACAGTAAGGTGACGTCTCCTTCTGGGTCACGTGACCCTTTACA GACATCCACGATGAGGGAGcgacagaagaaaaagaaggggaGGACGTGGGCGGAAGCCGCAAAAACG GTTTTGGAGAAATACCCCAACACCCCGATGAGCCATAAAGAGATCTTGCAGGTGATACAAAGAGAAAGGCTTAAAGAAATCAG TGGAACTTCGCCGCTGGCTTGTCTGAATGCAATGCTGCACACAAATTCCCGCGGTGAGGAGGGGATCTTCTACAAAGTTCCAGGCAGAATGGGGGTCTACACATTGAAG AAGGACATTTCAGACGTGGCAAAGGAGCTGTCGGATGAGGGCTCCGAGGAGAGCAGCGACGACCTTTCTGACTCCCGaagcacagaaaacagcagcagtgacattGCTCAAGAGGGCAGGAGAGGACGTTGGATGCGGAGGG TTTCCTCCAAGCTACAGTCACAGCCGTCGTCTCCACAGCATCGGTGCTCATCGCCATCTGTCCCCACCAGCAAGCTCATCTCTCCCTCACAGAAGCACAGCAAGAAAGCCTTGAAACAG GccttgaagcagcagcagcagagaaaccaaCGCAGACAGGGGGGAATGCCAACCTCCTCCAGTCCCCgactgctgctgaaaacaatcAAAGACATGACTGACAATATTAGTACAAAGACTG AGCTATGCCGCCCAGTCGTACCCAGGAAGGTCTCACCGAGGACAAGTCGTCTTAGTGCAG GGCAGATAAAACGTACCAAGTGTAAAATAGACGTGGAGACTCCTGACTCTATTTTGGTTAACACTAACCTGCGGGCGATCATCAACAAGCACACCTTTTCTGTCCTTCCCCCAGACTGTCAACAGAGGCTGCTCAAACTTCTCCCTGAAGTTGACCGGCAG ACATGCATGGACGGTCTTCTGAAGGTCACTGGTTCTGCCTTAAACAATGAGTtcttcacatcagcagcacagtcctGGAAGGAGAGACTAGCTGAGG GTGAATTTACTCCAGAGTTACAGCTGCGAATGCGTCAAGAAattgagaaggagaagaaagttGAGCACTGGAAGGAGGCCTTCTTTGAAAACTATTATGGAGAAAa TTCCGGGCTCAGCTATGAGGAATCCAAAGAGCTGACAAAGCCTGATCAGAATCAGGAGTCTGCCAGGCCCAAATCCCTCTCTCATCAGACAGGACTTGCTGCTCAAGCACGGGATGAAACCAAGGGCACGAAGGACGGCAATCGGTCTGAATCTAAAGACATAAGGCCAGCGCAGACATCATCACGAGAGCCTCTGAAAGCACAGCATGCTCAAAAAGAGCCGGGCCCTAGCACAGAGCCCATGAAGACGCGGCGCTCACAGTATGCTGAGGATTGTAGGTTGAAAACAACGGCACCGTCTGAGGCAACACCTCCAGCAAGAACATCAGAGGCTGAGCGACAGACTGAAGAAGTCTGTACGGATTCACTGCCTGAGAAAGATCATAAAGAGGATGCGAAGGACAAAAAAAGCGAGCTCACTCGGTCGCCTGCGAGGAAAAACCCTCCACCAAAGGCTGGTTCAGAGTTAAAAGAGGATCAGCTCATATCTGTGGTTAAGCCTGCTGAGGAGTGTGAAGAGGTTGTCTCTGAGCCTGGCGGACAGACTGAGCCTCTGAAAAGAAAATGTCTCAGTGAGACGGACAGTGAAATGACACCAGAGAAGAGACCCCGAGTGTCTTCAGTTTCCTCTGAGTCTTCAGTCTCCTCTGTATCTCCTCCAGCATCATCCTTATCTAGTCCCTCTACACCAACAAGCCAGAGGGTTCCTCCAATCAAG ATCCGGGTGTCACAGATTCTTCCGGCTTCTGTGGCGTCAAGCCCGGTCTCTCCCAGGACTTCCCTCCCCGTCCCGCCCAGCAGCACGGGTCGCACTGGTGCTCGCACTTTGGCTGACATCAAAGCCAAAGCTCAGCTCGCCCGAGCGCAGCGAGTAGCAGCTGCCGCTGTGTCATCCATATCTAAGGGAGCAGTGCCGGGGCCGGGGCCAGGGGGAGGTACCGGTGAGCAGACGCAGCCATCGCCCAGTGCAAGTCCAACATCCCCACAGGCACTAACCAAGCTCCCAACCACCAGCAGCCAGAGCAGTACACCCCcttctcacacactcacaaccTTTGATCACCTTAACCCAAGTTGGTCTGTAGTTTCTTCCTCGAGGAAATCAGATGAAATACAGAAAGGCCATCCTGCTGTTACGGTCAGCGTAGGAAACCATAACGTGACCACACACTCATCAGCACAAACGCCACCCTTGCATGTTCTGAAAGGACAGGAAAATGCATCTTCATCATCCAGGACCAGTTCCTGCATTCCTGCAAACAACCCCCTGGTCACTCAGCTGCTTCAGGGCAAAGAGGTCCCTCTGGAGCAGATCCTCCCCAAACCCCTGTCTAAGGTGGAGGTGAAAATGCCAAACTGCCCAACCAGTAGTAAGGGGAAGATAGTACACACTGTTGAGCACAGAGCTAATCAGCAGATTTCCCATCAGTATCCCATCAGTACAGCAGGACGAACAGGAGCCTTATCAGATTACGCAAGACATCACAGAGAACCTCCTGATAAGGAGACTCAGGAGCAGATCCTACAGGCTCTGATCCAGAGGAGAGTCCAGCAGATTCAGCCTTACGGAGGTTTTGTGCCTCAGCACTCTCAGTACAAAGCCCATCAGTTAATACAAGCAGAAGAACATCAGGATAAACCCAGAATGTCTGTGGGCTTTTTGTGTCGCAAGAAGATGCCTAGACCTGCCATGACAGGACATTACCTGCTCAACGTGTCCACCTACGGCCGAGGAGCAGAGAGTAAAAGGCTGCACCAGTCTGTCATCCCAAATACTGGCCTAAAAAGGGAAAGcctggaaggagaggaggcggctCGGGAGGATGAACCAGCCAGGAAGGTTTCGTCTCCTGTCTCTGGGGTTAAAATGGAGCAGCAGGGCTACTCCATAAGCAAGTCTGAAGAAGCAGCCAGCTTTCAGGTTTGCTCCAATGTAAAAACCGAGCCCGGCCTGGAggacagtgcagctgctgccgaTTACAGCTCCAGGGCCACGGCCAAAGACACCAGCTCTTTTTCTCAGTCACACCGAAGGCACCTCGAACTCTGCAATAGTAATCAAGGAAACTCTGAGCCATATTTTACCCCAGCGGACCCCGGGCACCAGCGGCCGTCTTCATTTCAGATTCCGAGAACGCCGGACAATCAGGAACCCGCGGTGGCGCCGCGCTACGGCGGGACTATCAACGTGTCTGTACCTCACGCTGTGAACCACAGCACCGCAGGGACCGGCGCCCTCGCGTCCGCAACGGAGGCCGACGCCAGCGCCGTTCACGGCAGCGTCATGTCCTTCTCGGTGACCGTCACCACGATCCCCGCCGGCCACTCTCTAGAGCACAGCAGCCAGGGCGAGCCTTCGCCAAACAAAGCCTTCACCGAGGGCTCCAACATGGAGGAGGTCCAGTCTAAATGCTACTGCCGACTGAAGGCCATGATCATGTGCAAAGGGTGCGGAGCCTTTTGCCACGACGACTGCATCGGTCCCTCAAAACTGTGCGTGTCATGTTTAGTGGTACGATGA
- the asxl2 gene encoding putative Polycomb group protein ASXL2 isoform X5: protein MRERQKKKKGRTWAEAAKTVLEKYPNTPMSHKEILQVIQRERLKEISGTSPLACLNAMLHTNSRGEEGIFYKVPGRMGVYTLKKDISDVAKELSDEGSEESSDDLSDSRSTENSSSDIAQEGRRGRWMRRVSSKLQSQPSSPQHRCSSPSVPTSKLISPSQKHSKKALKQALKQQQQRNQRRQGGMPTSSSPRLLLKTIKDMTDNISTKTAELCRPVVPRKVSPRTSRLSAGQIKRTKCKIDVETPDSILVNTNLRAIINKHTFSVLPPDCQQRLLKLLPEVDRQTCMDGLLKVTGSALNNEFFTSAAQSWKERLAEGEFTPELQLRMRQEIEKEKKVEHWKEAFFENYYGENSGLSYEESKELTKPDQNQESARPKSLSHQTGLAAQARDETKGTKDGNRSESKDIRPAQTSSREPLKAQHAQKEPGPSTEPMKTRRSQYAEDCRLKTTAPSEATPPARTSEAERQTEEVCTDSLPEKDHKEDAKDKKSELTRSPARKNPPPKAGSELKEDQLISVVKPAEECEEVVSEPGGQTEPLKRKCLSETDSEMTPEKRPRVSSVSSESSVSSVSPPASSLSSPSTPTSQRVPPIKIRVSQILPASVASSPVSPRTSLPVPPSSTGRTGARTLADIKAKAQLARAQRVAAAAVSSISKGAVPGPGPGGGTGEQTQPSPSASPTSPQALTKLPTTSSQSSTPPSHTLTTFDHLNPSWSVVSSSRKSDEIQKGHPAVTVSVGNHNVTTHSSAQTPPLHVLKGQENASSSSRTSSCIPANNPLVTQLLQGKEVPLEQILPKPLSKVEVKMPNCPTSSKGKIVHTVEHRANQQISHQYPISTAGRTGALSDYARHHREPPDKETQEQILQALIQRRVQQIQPYGGFVPQHSQYKAHQLIQAEEHQDKPRMSVGFLCRKKMPRPAMTGHYLLNVSTYGRGAESKRLHQSVIPNTGLKRESLEGEEAAREDEPARKVSSPVSGVKMEQQGYSISKSEEAASFQVCSNVKTEPGLEDSAAAADYSSRATAKDTSSFSQSHRRHLELCNSNQGNSEPYFTPADPGHQRPSSFQIPRTPDNQEPAVAPRYGGTINVSVPHAVNHSTAGTGALASATEADASAVHGSVMSFSVTVTTIPAGHSLEHSSQGEPSPNKAFTEGSNMEEVQSKCYCRLKAMIMCKGCGAFCHDDCIGPSKLCVSCLVIDQHVTV from the exons ATGAGGGAGcgacagaagaaaaagaaggggaGGACGTGGGCGGAAGCCGCAAAAACG GTTTTGGAGAAATACCCCAACACCCCGATGAGCCATAAAGAGATCTTGCAGGTGATACAAAGAGAAAGGCTTAAAGAAATCAG TGGAACTTCGCCGCTGGCTTGTCTGAATGCAATGCTGCACACAAATTCCCGCGGTGAGGAGGGGATCTTCTACAAAGTTCCAGGCAGAATGGGGGTCTACACATTGAAG AAGGACATTTCAGACGTGGCAAAGGAGCTGTCGGATGAGGGCTCCGAGGAGAGCAGCGACGACCTTTCTGACTCCCGaagcacagaaaacagcagcagtgacattGCTCAAGAGGGCAGGAGAGGACGTTGGATGCGGAGGG TTTCCTCCAAGCTACAGTCACAGCCGTCGTCTCCACAGCATCGGTGCTCATCGCCATCTGTCCCCACCAGCAAGCTCATCTCTCCCTCACAGAAGCACAGCAAGAAAGCCTTGAAACAG GccttgaagcagcagcagcagagaaaccaaCGCAGACAGGGGGGAATGCCAACCTCCTCCAGTCCCCgactgctgctgaaaacaatcAAAGACATGACTGACAATATTAGTACAAAGACTG CAGAGCTATGCCGCCCAGTCGTACCCAGGAAGGTCTCACCGAGGACAAGTCGTCTTAGTGCAG GGCAGATAAAACGTACCAAGTGTAAAATAGACGTGGAGACTCCTGACTCTATTTTGGTTAACACTAACCTGCGGGCGATCATCAACAAGCACACCTTTTCTGTCCTTCCCCCAGACTGTCAACAGAGGCTGCTCAAACTTCTCCCTGAAGTTGACCGGCAG ACATGCATGGACGGTCTTCTGAAGGTCACTGGTTCTGCCTTAAACAATGAGTtcttcacatcagcagcacagtcctGGAAGGAGAGACTAGCTGAGG GTGAATTTACTCCAGAGTTACAGCTGCGAATGCGTCAAGAAattgagaaggagaagaaagttGAGCACTGGAAGGAGGCCTTCTTTGAAAACTATTATGGAGAAAa TTCCGGGCTCAGCTATGAGGAATCCAAAGAGCTGACAAAGCCTGATCAGAATCAGGAGTCTGCCAGGCCCAAATCCCTCTCTCATCAGACAGGACTTGCTGCTCAAGCACGGGATGAAACCAAGGGCACGAAGGACGGCAATCGGTCTGAATCTAAAGACATAAGGCCAGCGCAGACATCATCACGAGAGCCTCTGAAAGCACAGCATGCTCAAAAAGAGCCGGGCCCTAGCACAGAGCCCATGAAGACGCGGCGCTCACAGTATGCTGAGGATTGTAGGTTGAAAACAACGGCACCGTCTGAGGCAACACCTCCAGCAAGAACATCAGAGGCTGAGCGACAGACTGAAGAAGTCTGTACGGATTCACTGCCTGAGAAAGATCATAAAGAGGATGCGAAGGACAAAAAAAGCGAGCTCACTCGGTCGCCTGCGAGGAAAAACCCTCCACCAAAGGCTGGTTCAGAGTTAAAAGAGGATCAGCTCATATCTGTGGTTAAGCCTGCTGAGGAGTGTGAAGAGGTTGTCTCTGAGCCTGGCGGACAGACTGAGCCTCTGAAAAGAAAATGTCTCAGTGAGACGGACAGTGAAATGACACCAGAGAAGAGACCCCGAGTGTCTTCAGTTTCCTCTGAGTCTTCAGTCTCCTCTGTATCTCCTCCAGCATCATCCTTATCTAGTCCCTCTACACCAACAAGCCAGAGGGTTCCTCCAATCAAG ATCCGGGTGTCACAGATTCTTCCGGCTTCTGTGGCGTCAAGCCCGGTCTCTCCCAGGACTTCCCTCCCCGTCCCGCCCAGCAGCACGGGTCGCACTGGTGCTCGCACTTTGGCTGACATCAAAGCCAAAGCTCAGCTCGCCCGAGCGCAGCGAGTAGCAGCTGCCGCTGTGTCATCCATATCTAAGGGAGCAGTGCCGGGGCCGGGGCCAGGGGGAGGTACCGGTGAGCAGACGCAGCCATCGCCCAGTGCAAGTCCAACATCCCCACAGGCACTAACCAAGCTCCCAACCACCAGCAGCCAGAGCAGTACACCCCcttctcacacactcacaaccTTTGATCACCTTAACCCAAGTTGGTCTGTAGTTTCTTCCTCGAGGAAATCAGATGAAATACAGAAAGGCCATCCTGCTGTTACGGTCAGCGTAGGAAACCATAACGTGACCACACACTCATCAGCACAAACGCCACCCTTGCATGTTCTGAAAGGACAGGAAAATGCATCTTCATCATCCAGGACCAGTTCCTGCATTCCTGCAAACAACCCCCTGGTCACTCAGCTGCTTCAGGGCAAAGAGGTCCCTCTGGAGCAGATCCTCCCCAAACCCCTGTCTAAGGTGGAGGTGAAAATGCCAAACTGCCCAACCAGTAGTAAGGGGAAGATAGTACACACTGTTGAGCACAGAGCTAATCAGCAGATTTCCCATCAGTATCCCATCAGTACAGCAGGACGAACAGGAGCCTTATCAGATTACGCAAGACATCACAGAGAACCTCCTGATAAGGAGACTCAGGAGCAGATCCTACAGGCTCTGATCCAGAGGAGAGTCCAGCAGATTCAGCCTTACGGAGGTTTTGTGCCTCAGCACTCTCAGTACAAAGCCCATCAGTTAATACAAGCAGAAGAACATCAGGATAAACCCAGAATGTCTGTGGGCTTTTTGTGTCGCAAGAAGATGCCTAGACCTGCCATGACAGGACATTACCTGCTCAACGTGTCCACCTACGGCCGAGGAGCAGAGAGTAAAAGGCTGCACCAGTCTGTCATCCCAAATACTGGCCTAAAAAGGGAAAGcctggaaggagaggaggcggctCGGGAGGATGAACCAGCCAGGAAGGTTTCGTCTCCTGTCTCTGGGGTTAAAATGGAGCAGCAGGGCTACTCCATAAGCAAGTCTGAAGAAGCAGCCAGCTTTCAGGTTTGCTCCAATGTAAAAACCGAGCCCGGCCTGGAggacagtgcagctgctgccgaTTACAGCTCCAGGGCCACGGCCAAAGACACCAGCTCTTTTTCTCAGTCACACCGAAGGCACCTCGAACTCTGCAATAGTAATCAAGGAAACTCTGAGCCATATTTTACCCCAGCGGACCCCGGGCACCAGCGGCCGTCTTCATTTCAGATTCCGAGAACGCCGGACAATCAGGAACCCGCGGTGGCGCCGCGCTACGGCGGGACTATCAACGTGTCTGTACCTCACGCTGTGAACCACAGCACCGCAGGGACCGGCGCCCTCGCGTCCGCAACGGAGGCCGACGCCAGCGCCGTTCACGGCAGCGTCATGTCCTTCTCGGTGACCGTCACCACGATCCCCGCCGGCCACTCTCTAGAGCACAGCAGCCAGGGCGAGCCTTCGCCAAACAAAGCCTTCACCGAGGGCTCCAACATGGAGGAGGTCCAGTCTAAATGCTACTGCCGACTGAAGGCCATGATCATGTGCAAAGGGTGCGGAGCCTTTTGCCACGACGACTGCATCGGTCCCTCAAAACTGTGCGTGTCATGTTTAGTG ATTGACCAGCATGTGACGGTTTGA
- the asxl2 gene encoding putative Polycomb group protein ASXL2 isoform X6 — MSHKEILQVIQRERLKEISGTSPLACLNAMLHTNSRGEEGIFYKVPGRMGVYTLKKDISDVAKELSDEGSEESSDDLSDSRSTENSSSDIAQEGRRGRWMRRVSSKLQSQPSSPQHRCSSPSVPTSKLISPSQKHSKKALKQALKQQQQRNQRRQGGMPTSSSPRLLLKTIKDMTDNISTKTAELCRPVVPRKVSPRTSRLSAGQIKRTKCKIDVETPDSILVNTNLRAIINKHTFSVLPPDCQQRLLKLLPEVDRQTCMDGLLKVTGSALNNEFFTSAAQSWKERLAEGEFTPELQLRMRQEIEKEKKVEHWKEAFFENYYGENSGLSYEESKELTKPDQNQESARPKSLSHQTGLAAQARDETKGTKDGNRSESKDIRPAQTSSREPLKAQHAQKEPGPSTEPMKTRRSQYAEDCRLKTTAPSEATPPARTSEAERQTEEVCTDSLPEKDHKEDAKDKKSELTRSPARKNPPPKAGSELKEDQLISVVKPAEECEEVVSEPGGQTEPLKRKCLSETDSEMTPEKRPRVSSVSSESSVSSVSPPASSLSSPSTPTSQRVPPIKIRVSQILPASVASSPVSPRTSLPVPPSSTGRTGARTLADIKAKAQLARAQRVAAAAVSSISKGAVPGPGPGGGTGEQTQPSPSASPTSPQALTKLPTTSSQSSTPPSHTLTTFDHLNPSWSVVSSSRKSDEIQKGHPAVTVSVGNHNVTTHSSAQTPPLHVLKGQENASSSSRTSSCIPANNPLVTQLLQGKEVPLEQILPKPLSKVEVKMPNCPTSSKGKIVHTVEHRANQQISHQYPISTAGRTGALSDYARHHREPPDKETQEQILQALIQRRVQQIQPYGGFVPQHSQYKAHQLIQAEEHQDKPRMSVGFLCRKKMPRPAMTGHYLLNVSTYGRGAESKRLHQSVIPNTGLKRESLEGEEAAREDEPARKVSSPVSGVKMEQQGYSISKSEEAASFQVCSNVKTEPGLEDSAAAADYSSRATAKDTSSFSQSHRRHLELCNSNQGNSEPYFTPADPGHQRPSSFQIPRTPDNQEPAVAPRYGGTINVSVPHAVNHSTAGTGALASATEADASAVHGSVMSFSVTVTTIPAGHSLEHSSQGEPSPNKAFTEGSNMEEVQSKCYCRLKAMIMCKGCGAFCHDDCIGPSKLCVSCLVIDQHVTV; from the exons ATGAGCCATAAAGAGATCTTGCAGGTGATACAAAGAGAAAGGCTTAAAGAAATCAG TGGAACTTCGCCGCTGGCTTGTCTGAATGCAATGCTGCACACAAATTCCCGCGGTGAGGAGGGGATCTTCTACAAAGTTCCAGGCAGAATGGGGGTCTACACATTGAAG AAGGACATTTCAGACGTGGCAAAGGAGCTGTCGGATGAGGGCTCCGAGGAGAGCAGCGACGACCTTTCTGACTCCCGaagcacagaaaacagcagcagtgacattGCTCAAGAGGGCAGGAGAGGACGTTGGATGCGGAGGG TTTCCTCCAAGCTACAGTCACAGCCGTCGTCTCCACAGCATCGGTGCTCATCGCCATCTGTCCCCACCAGCAAGCTCATCTCTCCCTCACAGAAGCACAGCAAGAAAGCCTTGAAACAG GccttgaagcagcagcagcagagaaaccaaCGCAGACAGGGGGGAATGCCAACCTCCTCCAGTCCCCgactgctgctgaaaacaatcAAAGACATGACTGACAATATTAGTACAAAGACTG CAGAGCTATGCCGCCCAGTCGTACCCAGGAAGGTCTCACCGAGGACAAGTCGTCTTAGTGCAG GGCAGATAAAACGTACCAAGTGTAAAATAGACGTGGAGACTCCTGACTCTATTTTGGTTAACACTAACCTGCGGGCGATCATCAACAAGCACACCTTTTCTGTCCTTCCCCCAGACTGTCAACAGAGGCTGCTCAAACTTCTCCCTGAAGTTGACCGGCAG ACATGCATGGACGGTCTTCTGAAGGTCACTGGTTCTGCCTTAAACAATGAGTtcttcacatcagcagcacagtcctGGAAGGAGAGACTAGCTGAGG GTGAATTTACTCCAGAGTTACAGCTGCGAATGCGTCAAGAAattgagaaggagaagaaagttGAGCACTGGAAGGAGGCCTTCTTTGAAAACTATTATGGAGAAAa TTCCGGGCTCAGCTATGAGGAATCCAAAGAGCTGACAAAGCCTGATCAGAATCAGGAGTCTGCCAGGCCCAAATCCCTCTCTCATCAGACAGGACTTGCTGCTCAAGCACGGGATGAAACCAAGGGCACGAAGGACGGCAATCGGTCTGAATCTAAAGACATAAGGCCAGCGCAGACATCATCACGAGAGCCTCTGAAAGCACAGCATGCTCAAAAAGAGCCGGGCCCTAGCACAGAGCCCATGAAGACGCGGCGCTCACAGTATGCTGAGGATTGTAGGTTGAAAACAACGGCACCGTCTGAGGCAACACCTCCAGCAAGAACATCAGAGGCTGAGCGACAGACTGAAGAAGTCTGTACGGATTCACTGCCTGAGAAAGATCATAAAGAGGATGCGAAGGACAAAAAAAGCGAGCTCACTCGGTCGCCTGCGAGGAAAAACCCTCCACCAAAGGCTGGTTCAGAGTTAAAAGAGGATCAGCTCATATCTGTGGTTAAGCCTGCTGAGGAGTGTGAAGAGGTTGTCTCTGAGCCTGGCGGACAGACTGAGCCTCTGAAAAGAAAATGTCTCAGTGAGACGGACAGTGAAATGACACCAGAGAAGAGACCCCGAGTGTCTTCAGTTTCCTCTGAGTCTTCAGTCTCCTCTGTATCTCCTCCAGCATCATCCTTATCTAGTCCCTCTACACCAACAAGCCAGAGGGTTCCTCCAATCAAG ATCCGGGTGTCACAGATTCTTCCGGCTTCTGTGGCGTCAAGCCCGGTCTCTCCCAGGACTTCCCTCCCCGTCCCGCCCAGCAGCACGGGTCGCACTGGTGCTCGCACTTTGGCTGACATCAAAGCCAAAGCTCAGCTCGCCCGAGCGCAGCGAGTAGCAGCTGCCGCTGTGTCATCCATATCTAAGGGAGCAGTGCCGGGGCCGGGGCCAGGGGGAGGTACCGGTGAGCAGACGCAGCCATCGCCCAGTGCAAGTCCAACATCCCCACAGGCACTAACCAAGCTCCCAACCACCAGCAGCCAGAGCAGTACACCCCcttctcacacactcacaaccTTTGATCACCTTAACCCAAGTTGGTCTGTAGTTTCTTCCTCGAGGAAATCAGATGAAATACAGAAAGGCCATCCTGCTGTTACGGTCAGCGTAGGAAACCATAACGTGACCACACACTCATCAGCACAAACGCCACCCTTGCATGTTCTGAAAGGACAGGAAAATGCATCTTCATCATCCAGGACCAGTTCCTGCATTCCTGCAAACAACCCCCTGGTCACTCAGCTGCTTCAGGGCAAAGAGGTCCCTCTGGAGCAGATCCTCCCCAAACCCCTGTCTAAGGTGGAGGTGAAAATGCCAAACTGCCCAACCAGTAGTAAGGGGAAGATAGTACACACTGTTGAGCACAGAGCTAATCAGCAGATTTCCCATCAGTATCCCATCAGTACAGCAGGACGAACAGGAGCCTTATCAGATTACGCAAGACATCACAGAGAACCTCCTGATAAGGAGACTCAGGAGCAGATCCTACAGGCTCTGATCCAGAGGAGAGTCCAGCAGATTCAGCCTTACGGAGGTTTTGTGCCTCAGCACTCTCAGTACAAAGCCCATCAGTTAATACAAGCAGAAGAACATCAGGATAAACCCAGAATGTCTGTGGGCTTTTTGTGTCGCAAGAAGATGCCTAGACCTGCCATGACAGGACATTACCTGCTCAACGTGTCCACCTACGGCCGAGGAGCAGAGAGTAAAAGGCTGCACCAGTCTGTCATCCCAAATACTGGCCTAAAAAGGGAAAGcctggaaggagaggaggcggctCGGGAGGATGAACCAGCCAGGAAGGTTTCGTCTCCTGTCTCTGGGGTTAAAATGGAGCAGCAGGGCTACTCCATAAGCAAGTCTGAAGAAGCAGCCAGCTTTCAGGTTTGCTCCAATGTAAAAACCGAGCCCGGCCTGGAggacagtgcagctgctgccgaTTACAGCTCCAGGGCCACGGCCAAAGACACCAGCTCTTTTTCTCAGTCACACCGAAGGCACCTCGAACTCTGCAATAGTAATCAAGGAAACTCTGAGCCATATTTTACCCCAGCGGACCCCGGGCACCAGCGGCCGTCTTCATTTCAGATTCCGAGAACGCCGGACAATCAGGAACCCGCGGTGGCGCCGCGCTACGGCGGGACTATCAACGTGTCTGTACCTCACGCTGTGAACCACAGCACCGCAGGGACCGGCGCCCTCGCGTCCGCAACGGAGGCCGACGCCAGCGCCGTTCACGGCAGCGTCATGTCCTTCTCGGTGACCGTCACCACGATCCCCGCCGGCCACTCTCTAGAGCACAGCAGCCAGGGCGAGCCTTCGCCAAACAAAGCCTTCACCGAGGGCTCCAACATGGAGGAGGTCCAGTCTAAATGCTACTGCCGACTGAAGGCCATGATCATGTGCAAAGGGTGCGGAGCCTTTTGCCACGACGACTGCATCGGTCCCTCAAAACTGTGCGTGTCATGTTTAGTG ATTGACCAGCATGTGACGGTTTGA